The following are encoded in a window of Cervus canadensis isolate Bull #8, Minnesota chromosome 11, ASM1932006v1, whole genome shotgun sequence genomic DNA:
- the LOC122450508 gene encoding olfactory receptor 8K3-like, whose translation METHNGTVLNEFILMGITNHPEMQAPLFGLFLIIYVISVVGNLGMIIVTKMDSKLQTPMYFFLRHLAFTDLGYSTTVGPKMLVNFVEDQNVISCYSCATQLAFFLVFIVSEIFILSAMSYDRYVAICNPLLYPVIMSQRVCWVLVAIPYVYSTFVSLLVTVKLFNLSFCGYRVISHFYCDSLPLLSLLCSNAHEVEMIILILAGFDLIFSLLVVLVSYLLILASILRMSSAEGRHKAFSTCGSHLTVVTVFYGTLLFMYVQPESSHSFDTDKVASIFYTLVIPMLNPLIYSLRNKDVKCALHRMWKKSCNLFY comes from the coding sequence ATGGAAACACACAATGGAACAGTGCTAAATGAATTCATCCTTATGGGAATTACCAACCACCCTGAGATGCAGGCTCCATTGTTTGGGCTCTTCCTCATCATCTACGTGATCTCAGTGGTGGGCAACTTGGGCATGATCATCGTCACCAAGATGGACTCCAAGCTACAGACACCCATGTACTTCTTTCTTAGACACCTCGCTTTTACAGATCTTGGTTATTCAACAACTGTGGGGCCCAAAATGTTGgtaaattttgttgaggatcaAAATGTAATCTCCTGTTACTCTTGTGCTACACAGCTAGCtttctttcttgtgtttattGTTAGCGAAATTTTTATTCTGTCAGCAATGTcttatgaccgctatgtggccatctgtaaccCTCTCCTCTACCCAGTCATCATGTCACAAAGAGTGTGCTGGGTGCTAGTAGCGATCCCCTATGTCTACAGCACGTTTGTGTCTCTTCTCGTCactgtaaaattatttaatttatcctTCTGTGGCTACAGAGTCATCAGTCATTTCTACTGTGACAGTCTTCCTTTGTTATCTTTGCTCTGCTCAAATGCACATGAAGTAGAAATGATTATTCTGATTTTAGCTGGGTTTGATTTGATTTTCTCTCTTCTGGTAGTTCTTGTGTCTTACCTTCTCATTCTCGCATCCATTCTCAGAATGAGCTCTGCTGAAGGTAGGCACAAGGCTTTTTCTACCTGTGGATCCCACTTGACTGTGGTCACAGTGTTCTACGGGACTTTACTGTTTATGTATGTGCAACCAGAGTCCAGCCATTCCTTTGACACTGATAAAGTGGCTTCCATATTTTATACTCTCGTTATCCCTATGTTGAATCCCTTAATCTATAGCTTGAGGAATAAAGATGTAAAATGTGCACTACATAGGATGTGGAAAAAATCATGCAACCTTTTTTATTAA